From Streptomyces asiaticus, one genomic window encodes:
- a CDS encoding TIGR02677 family protein gives MTSPASGPRGSEHAPFIHLTVPNAALYRQVMRAFLAAKERFAVHLRPEDVHAALAPEYRPTDPDAVVKALDSLVEWGNLRADPDTSRVTAVEDFYRKRFIYQLTQAGEAAEQALSVYDEALGRRGALQAVALHDIVTQLRALLVIVAEREEGGPDAAKAHLALSALTGRFEALAENARAFMGSLQRTMDLHGVEVEVFLAYKDRLIQYLERFIQDLITLGGRIAVLIGELEQDGRAGVLLRLAAAREAADAAPEDAESAEEQAYERWAAKWSGLTAWFVSADGRESQARLLRGRALGAIPQLLAVVRQLNERRAGRSDRSADFRTLARWFAEAPDDEARHRLWRAAFGLYSARHLTVDADTLAERTARPVPASTSWAEAEPLRISPQLRRTGSYERRGRARRVRDRSEERHRLAEIAARQAEEIAAARARLATDDTIRLSTVGELDPVAFGLFLQLLGDALATWRPGMTNTVATSNDGSMEIRLTALADGTTAEIRTPGGTFRGPDHLIEITDLTRPGRAGRPPTGRDD, from the coding sequence ATGACGTCACCAGCTTCCGGTCCGCGCGGCAGCGAGCACGCGCCGTTCATCCATCTGACCGTGCCGAACGCGGCCTTGTACCGTCAGGTGATGCGTGCGTTCCTCGCGGCGAAGGAGCGGTTCGCGGTGCATCTGCGGCCCGAGGACGTGCATGCCGCGCTGGCGCCGGAGTACCGGCCGACGGATCCGGACGCGGTGGTGAAGGCGCTGGACAGCCTCGTGGAGTGGGGCAATCTGCGGGCGGATCCGGACACCTCGCGGGTCACCGCGGTCGAGGACTTCTACCGCAAGCGGTTCATCTATCAGCTCACGCAGGCCGGGGAGGCCGCCGAACAGGCGTTGTCGGTGTACGACGAGGCGCTGGGGCGGCGCGGTGCGCTGCAGGCGGTGGCGCTGCACGACATCGTCACGCAGCTGCGGGCCCTTCTGGTGATCGTGGCTGAGCGGGAGGAGGGCGGGCCCGACGCGGCGAAGGCGCATCTGGCGCTTTCGGCGCTGACGGGCCGGTTCGAGGCGCTGGCGGAGAACGCGCGGGCGTTCATGGGGTCGCTCCAGCGCACCATGGATCTGCACGGTGTGGAAGTCGAGGTGTTCCTCGCCTACAAGGACCGGCTGATCCAGTACCTGGAGCGGTTCATCCAGGACCTGATCACGCTGGGCGGGCGGATCGCGGTGCTCATCGGCGAGCTGGAGCAGGACGGGCGGGCCGGGGTGCTGCTGCGGCTGGCGGCGGCCCGTGAGGCGGCCGACGCCGCGCCCGAGGACGCCGAAAGCGCCGAGGAGCAGGCGTATGAGCGGTGGGCGGCGAAGTGGTCGGGGCTCACCGCCTGGTTCGTCTCCGCGGACGGCCGTGAGTCGCAGGCCCGGCTGCTGCGCGGGCGGGCCCTCGGGGCGATCCCACAACTCCTCGCGGTGGTCAGGCAGTTGAATGAGCGGCGGGCCGGGCGTTCGGACCGGTCCGCGGACTTCCGCACCCTGGCCCGCTGGTTCGCCGAGGCCCCGGACGACGAGGCGCGGCACCGGCTGTGGCGCGCCGCCTTCGGCCTGTACTCCGCGCGTCATCTGACCGTGGACGCCGATACCCTGGCCGAGCGCACGGCCCGCCCGGTGCCCGCGTCCACGTCGTGGGCCGAGGCCGAGCCACTGCGGATCAGCCCGCAACTGCGCCGTACCGGGAGCTACGAACGCCGCGGGCGGGCCCGCCGGGTGCGGGACCGCTCCGAGGAGCGACACCGGCTCGCGGAGATCGCCGCCAGGCAGGCGGAGGAGATCGCCGCCGCCCGTGCCCGGCTCGCGACGGACGACACCATACGGTTGTCCACGGTGGGAGAACTGGACCCGGTGGCCTTCGGGCTGTTCTTGCAGCTGCTCGGCGATGCCCTGGCCACGTGGCGACCCGGTATGACGAACACGGTGGCGACCAGCAACGACGGCTCGATGGAGATCCGGCTGACGGCCCTCGCCGACGGGACGACGGCCGAGATCCGTACGCCCGGCGGGACCTTCCGCGGCCCCGACCACCTGATCGAGATCACCGACCTCACCCGGCCCGGCCGCGCGGGACGGCCACCCACCGGCCGAGACGATTGA
- a CDS encoding TniQ family protein codes for MEPWETPVRLLPLPLPPVHGEVFGWYLHRLAAANQVTAGQLAKALTPFKNAQVGKRTDTLWRWTPMVLPRLAILTGLAPETLRMLLPAIARIEARTAGDVVRYRRRLYVACSHCMHRRGITGPVLAHRPADLQLCRRHGIWVDGNRHYRVGHLPELVTAQHRHRRIARRFPDTLEAGTKEAQHLVRSWLLNKNQPHLLSRWNDRLTRLPPKEAVYGNIIRRRVDEREYIATYPEFVTLLGMVADPVWRALRAPRRWTNLSQHRRTIDAVYTEAEHRLNVPTLREKLRSHAFSNDALFRWTDSLGRSLMLVTTPDDYDALRD; via the coding sequence GCCGCCGCCAACCAAGTGACGGCGGGCCAACTGGCGAAAGCCCTTACACCGTTCAAAAACGCGCAGGTCGGCAAGCGGACAGACACACTATGGCGCTGGACTCCGATGGTTCTGCCACGGCTGGCCATCCTGACGGGTCTTGCGCCCGAGACCCTCCGGATGCTGCTACCAGCGATCGCCAGGATTGAGGCGCGCACCGCTGGTGACGTCGTCCGCTACCGTCGGCGTCTCTACGTCGCCTGCTCACACTGCATGCATCGGCGCGGGATCACCGGGCCCGTCCTCGCCCACCGCCCCGCCGATCTCCAGCTCTGCCGCCGACACGGCATCTGGGTCGACGGCAATCGCCACTACCGCGTCGGCCACCTCCCAGAGCTCGTCACCGCTCAGCACCGCCACCGACGAATCGCCCGCCGCTTCCCCGACACCCTGGAAGCAGGAACGAAGGAAGCGCAGCACTTGGTCCGCTCCTGGCTCCTGAACAAGAACCAACCCCATCTGCTGTCACGCTGGAACGACCGCCTCACCCGGCTCCCTCCCAAGGAAGCCGTCTACGGGAACATCATCAGACGACGCGTCGACGAGCGGGAGTACATCGCCACCTATCCAGAGTTCGTCACGCTGCTGGGCATGGTGGCCGATCCTGTTTGGCGGGCACTACGGGCACCTCGCCGATGGACGAACCTCAGCCAGCACCGGCGCACCATCGACGCCGTCTACACAGAGGCCGAGCACAGGCTCAACGTCCCCACCCTCCGCGAAAAACTCCGTTCCCACGCCTTTTCCAACGACGCTCTCTTTCGCTGGACCGACTCCCTGGGACGATCACTGATGCTGGTGACGACGCCGGACGACTACGACGCCCTACGGGATTAG
- a CDS encoding TIGR02678 family protein, whose amino-acid sequence MTTPLGEVLDGRRTAEVHKAARTLLKEPLLLARGSHADEFRLVRQHASELRDWFDRNTGWSLRVDAEAARLARTPGTLADPTHPAREASRGRAPFTRRRYVLLCLALAALERGEAQIALGRLAEQVVLDAADPHLAAAGVEFTMERRDERLDLAAVVRLLLRHGVLRRVAGEEEAYVSGSGDVLYDVQRRVLAGLLAARRGPSTIITEDFEDRLAELTAESALDSDELRFRAIRQRLTRRLLDDPVLYYEELTDEELVYLTRQRAFLTARIMELTGLVPEVRAEGIAMVDPHDDLTDVRMPEQGTHGHVTLLLAEHLAAMDGEVSRADLERKVQELAAEHGAFWSKSAKQPGAEAELVGQALERLTALGLVAATPKGIVPLPALARYAVGETVVTEPGPASSRTPRAPRTPRTPKRKAPQS is encoded by the coding sequence ATGACCACGCCCCTGGGCGAGGTGCTGGACGGCCGGCGAACGGCCGAGGTGCACAAGGCGGCCCGGACGCTGTTGAAGGAGCCGCTGTTGCTGGCGCGGGGCTCGCACGCGGACGAGTTCCGCTTGGTACGGCAGCACGCCTCGGAGCTGCGCGACTGGTTCGACCGCAACACCGGCTGGTCGCTGCGGGTGGACGCGGAGGCCGCCCGGCTGGCCCGGACGCCCGGCACCTTGGCCGATCCCACCCATCCGGCGCGCGAGGCGTCCCGTGGCCGCGCCCCGTTCACGCGCCGCCGGTATGTGCTGCTGTGTCTGGCGCTGGCCGCGCTGGAGCGGGGTGAGGCGCAGATCGCCCTGGGCCGCCTGGCCGAGCAGGTGGTGCTGGACGCCGCCGATCCCCACCTGGCCGCCGCCGGGGTGGAGTTCACCATGGAGCGCCGCGACGAACGCCTGGATCTGGCGGCGGTGGTGCGGCTGCTGCTGCGCCATGGGGTGCTGCGCCGGGTGGCCGGCGAGGAAGAGGCATACGTCAGCGGTAGCGGCGACGTGCTCTACGACGTGCAACGGCGCGTCCTGGCCGGGCTGCTGGCCGCCCGCCGGGGCCCGTCGACGATCATCACCGAGGACTTCGAGGACCGGCTGGCCGAGCTGACCGCCGAGAGCGCGCTGGACAGCGACGAGCTCCGCTTCCGCGCGATCCGCCAGCGGCTGACCCGGAGGCTGCTGGACGACCCGGTGCTGTACTACGAGGAGCTGACCGACGAGGAACTCGTCTACCTGACCCGCCAGCGCGCCTTCCTCACCGCCCGCATCATGGAACTGACCGGCCTGGTTCCCGAGGTGCGGGCCGAGGGCATCGCCATGGTCGACCCGCACGACGATCTGACCGACGTACGGATGCCGGAGCAGGGCACGCACGGGCACGTCACCCTGCTGCTCGCCGAACACCTGGCGGCCATGGACGGCGAGGTGAGCCGCGCCGACCTCGAACGCAAGGTTCAGGAGCTGGCCGCCGAACACGGTGCGTTCTGGTCGAAGAGCGCCAAGCAGCCCGGCGCGGAGGCGGAGCTGGTCGGCCAGGCGCTGGAGAGGCTCACCGCGCTCGGCCTGGTCGCCGCCACCCCGAAGGGCATCGTCCCGCTGCCCGCG